One stretch of Malus domestica chromosome 14, GDT2T_hap1 DNA includes these proteins:
- the LOC103454483 gene encoding S-formylglutathione hydrolase isoform X1, whose amino-acid sequence METKPSEMSSSKMFGGYNKRYKHFSPTLGCSMTFHIYFPPSPSPSHRFPVLYWLSGLTCTDENFITKSGAQRVASSEGVALIALDTSPRGLSIEGEADSWDFGVGAGFYLNATEEKWKNWRMYDYVVKELPQLLNDNFSQLDTSRASISGHSMGGHGALTIYLKNLDKYKSVSAFAPIVNPINCPWGQKAFSNYLGGNKTDWEEYDATSLIKKFNDVSGTILIDQGEDDKFLHDQLMPHKFEEACQNAKVPLLLRLQPGYDHSYFFISTFIDDHIRHHAQALNLP is encoded by the exons atggAGACGAAGCCAAGTGAGATGAGCAGCTCCAAGATGTTCGGAGGGTACAACAAGAGGTACAAGCATTTCAGCCCTACGCTCGGCTGCTCCATGACCTTCCACATCTACTTCCCTCcttccccttccccttcccACCGATTCCCT GTACTTTACTGGCTCTCTGGCCTGACCTGCACGGATGAAAATTTTATAACCAAGTCAGGAGCTCAACGCGTTGCCTCAAGTGAGGGTGTTGCTCTGATCGCCCTTGATACTTCTCCAA GAGGCTTGTCTATAGAAGGAGAGGCGGATAGCTGGGATTTTGGTGTAG GTGCTGGGTTTTATCTCAATGCTACTGAAGAGAAATGGAAGAACTGGCGCATGTACGATTATGTTGTCAAGGAGCTGCCACAACTTCTGAATGACAACTTTTCACAGCTTGATACATCGCGAGCATCTATATCTGGTCATTCTATGGGTGGGCACGGTGCTTTGACAATCTACCTGAAAAACCTGGATAAATATAAG TCAGTATCTGCCTTTGCACCCATTGTGAATCCTATTAACTGTCCATGGGGCCAGAAAGCTTTCTCAAATTATCTAGGTGGCAATAAAACTGATTGGGAA GAATATGATGCCACTTCCCTAATTAAGAAGTTTAATGATGTTTCAGGTACCATTTTAATTGATCAG GGGGAGGATGACAAATTCTTGCATGATCAGTTGATGCCACACAAGTTTGAAGAGGCATGTCAGAATGCTAAAGTTCCACTCCTTCTGCGACTGCAGCCCGGTTATGATCACTCATACTTTTTCATTTCCACCTTCATCGATGATCACATCCGTCACCATGCTCAAGCCCTTAATCTACCGTGA
- the LOC103415031 gene encoding calcium-binding protein CBP isoform X1 — protein sequence MRPHQFEKSANIPKPNFQTTKRTIKKMSGYPHLPPGSGYGSAPPGQPYGAPPQGQHQHQTAQPYGAPSAPYGAPAAPYGAPYAPDKPYNPDKPHKNQGGGGGYPAPAPGYGSPFAALVPSVFPPGTDPNVIACFQLADQDGSGFIDDKEMQRALSSYNQSFSLRTVHLLMYLFTQTNTRKIGPKEFAALFYSLQSWRGVFERFDRDRSGFIDANELRDALLSLGFAVSPVVLELLVSKFDKTGGKKRAIEYDNFIECCLTVKGLTEKFKEKDKAYNGMGTFSYEEFMLTVLPFLIA from the exons ATGCGTCCCCATCAGTTTGAAAAATCTGCAAACAtacccaaaccaaattttcagaccactaaaagaacaataaaaaaaatgtcagGCTACCCACACCTTCCTCCCGGCTCCGGCTATGGAAGTGCTCCGCCAGGTCAACCCTACGGCGCGCCGCCCCAAGGGCAGCACCAACACCAGACAGCTCAACCCTACGGTGCTCCGTCTGCACCGTACGGCGCTCCAGCAGCACCGTACGGCGCGCCCTATGCTCCAGACAAGCCGTACAATCCAGACAAGCCTCACAAGAATCAAGGTGGCGGAGGCGGATATCCGGCTCCTGCTCCGGGATATGGCAGCCCGTTCGCGGCTTTGGTTCCGTCGGTGTTCCCGCCGGGCACGGACCCGAACGTCATAGCTTGCTTTCAGCTGGCGGATCAGGACGGCAGCGGCTTCATCGACGACAAGGAGATGCAGAGAGCTCTGTCGTCGTACAATCAGAGCTTCAGCTTGAGGACTGTTCATCTTCTCATGTACCTCTTCACCCAGACCAACACCAGGAAGATCG GGCCCAAGGAATTCGCTGCACTGTTCTACAGTCTTCAAAGTTGGAGG GGAGTGTTTGAGAGGTTCGACCGGGACAGAAGTGGGTTCATTGATGCAAATGAGTTGAGAGATGCACTGCTGAGTCTGGGATTTGCTGTCTCACCTGTAGTTTTAGAACTGCTGGTCTCTAAATTCGACAAGACTGGAGGCAAAAAGAGGGCCATTGAATATGACAATTTCATCGA GTGCTGTCTGACTGTTAAG GGATTAACCGAGAAGTTTAAGGAGAAGGACAAAGCGTACAATGGTATGGGAACTTTCAGTTACGAGGAGTTCATGTTGACTGTCCTGCCATTCCTCATTGCGTAG
- the LOC103415031 gene encoding probable calcium-binding protein CML49 isoform X3 — protein sequence MRPHQFEKSANIPKPNFQTTKRTIKKMSGYPHLPPGSGYGSAPPGQPYGAPPQGQHQHQTAQPYGAPSAPYGAPAAPYGAPYAPDKPYNPDKPHKNQGGGGGYPAPAPGYGSPFAALVPSVFPPGTDPNVIACFQLADQDGSGFIDDKEMQRALSSYNQSFSLRTVHLLMYLFTQTNTRKIGPKEFAALFYSLQSWRGVFERFDRDRSGFIDANELRDALLSLGFAVSPVVLELLVSKFDKTGGKKRAIEYDNFIECCLTVKPRVLLYGW from the exons ATGCGTCCCCATCAGTTTGAAAAATCTGCAAACAtacccaaaccaaattttcagaccactaaaagaacaataaaaaaaatgtcagGCTACCCACACCTTCCTCCCGGCTCCGGCTATGGAAGTGCTCCGCCAGGTCAACCCTACGGCGCGCCGCCCCAAGGGCAGCACCAACACCAGACAGCTCAACCCTACGGTGCTCCGTCTGCACCGTACGGCGCTCCAGCAGCACCGTACGGCGCGCCCTATGCTCCAGACAAGCCGTACAATCCAGACAAGCCTCACAAGAATCAAGGTGGCGGAGGCGGATATCCGGCTCCTGCTCCGGGATATGGCAGCCCGTTCGCGGCTTTGGTTCCGTCGGTGTTCCCGCCGGGCACGGACCCGAACGTCATAGCTTGCTTTCAGCTGGCGGATCAGGACGGCAGCGGCTTCATCGACGACAAGGAGATGCAGAGAGCTCTGTCGTCGTACAATCAGAGCTTCAGCTTGAGGACTGTTCATCTTCTCATGTACCTCTTCACCCAGACCAACACCAGGAAGATCG GGCCCAAGGAATTCGCTGCACTGTTCTACAGTCTTCAAAGTTGGAGG GGAGTGTTTGAGAGGTTCGACCGGGACAGAAGTGGGTTCATTGATGCAAATGAGTTGAGAGATGCACTGCTGAGTCTGGGATTTGCTGTCTCACCTGTAGTTTTAGAACTGCTGGTCTCTAAATTCGACAAGACTGGAGGCAAAAAGAGGGCCATTGAATATGACAATTTCATCGA GTGCTGTCTGACTGTTAAG CCTCGAGTTCTTCTTTATGGGTGGTGA
- the LOC103415031 gene encoding probable calcium-binding protein CML49 isoform X2 → MRPHQFEKSANIPKPNFQTTKRTIKKMSGYPHLPPGSGYGSAPPGQPYGAPPQGQHQHQTAQPYGAPSAPYGAPAAPYGAPYAPDKPYNPDKPHKNQGGGGGYPAPAPGYGSPFAALVPSVFPPGTDPNVIACFQLADQDGSGFIDDKEMQRALSSYNQSFSLRTVHLLMYLFTQTNTRKIGPKEFAALFYSLQSWRGVFERFDRDRSGFIDANELRDALLSLGFAVSPVVLELLVSKFDKTGGKKRAIEYDNFIECCLTVKFPQKWMFIISRGQAVG, encoded by the exons ATGCGTCCCCATCAGTTTGAAAAATCTGCAAACAtacccaaaccaaattttcagaccactaaaagaacaataaaaaaaatgtcagGCTACCCACACCTTCCTCCCGGCTCCGGCTATGGAAGTGCTCCGCCAGGTCAACCCTACGGCGCGCCGCCCCAAGGGCAGCACCAACACCAGACAGCTCAACCCTACGGTGCTCCGTCTGCACCGTACGGCGCTCCAGCAGCACCGTACGGCGCGCCCTATGCTCCAGACAAGCCGTACAATCCAGACAAGCCTCACAAGAATCAAGGTGGCGGAGGCGGATATCCGGCTCCTGCTCCGGGATATGGCAGCCCGTTCGCGGCTTTGGTTCCGTCGGTGTTCCCGCCGGGCACGGACCCGAACGTCATAGCTTGCTTTCAGCTGGCGGATCAGGACGGCAGCGGCTTCATCGACGACAAGGAGATGCAGAGAGCTCTGTCGTCGTACAATCAGAGCTTCAGCTTGAGGACTGTTCATCTTCTCATGTACCTCTTCACCCAGACCAACACCAGGAAGATCG GGCCCAAGGAATTCGCTGCACTGTTCTACAGTCTTCAAAGTTGGAGG GGAGTGTTTGAGAGGTTCGACCGGGACAGAAGTGGGTTCATTGATGCAAATGAGTTGAGAGATGCACTGCTGAGTCTGGGATTTGCTGTCTCACCTGTAGTTTTAGAACTGCTGGTCTCTAAATTCGACAAGACTGGAGGCAAAAAGAGGGCCATTGAATATGACAATTTCATCGA GTGCTGTCTGACTGTTAAG TTTCCACAAAAATGGATGTTCATTATCTCAAGAGGACAAGCTGTGGGTTAA
- the LOC103454483 gene encoding S-formylglutathione hydrolase isoform X2: METKPSEMSSSKMFGGYNKRYKHFSPTLGCSMTFHIYFPPSPSPSHRFPVLYWLSGLTCTDENFITKSGAQRVASSEGVALIALDTSPRGLSIEGEADSWDFGVGAGFYLNATEEKWKNWRMYDYVVKELPQLLNDNFSQLDTSRASISGHSMGGHGALTIYLKNLDKYKEYDATSLIKKFNDVSGTILIDQGEDDKFLHDQLMPHKFEEACQNAKVPLLLRLQPGYDHSYFFISTFIDDHIRHHAQALNLP, from the exons atggAGACGAAGCCAAGTGAGATGAGCAGCTCCAAGATGTTCGGAGGGTACAACAAGAGGTACAAGCATTTCAGCCCTACGCTCGGCTGCTCCATGACCTTCCACATCTACTTCCCTCcttccccttccccttcccACCGATTCCCT GTACTTTACTGGCTCTCTGGCCTGACCTGCACGGATGAAAATTTTATAACCAAGTCAGGAGCTCAACGCGTTGCCTCAAGTGAGGGTGTTGCTCTGATCGCCCTTGATACTTCTCCAA GAGGCTTGTCTATAGAAGGAGAGGCGGATAGCTGGGATTTTGGTGTAG GTGCTGGGTTTTATCTCAATGCTACTGAAGAGAAATGGAAGAACTGGCGCATGTACGATTATGTTGTCAAGGAGCTGCCACAACTTCTGAATGACAACTTTTCACAGCTTGATACATCGCGAGCATCTATATCTGGTCATTCTATGGGTGGGCACGGTGCTTTGACAATCTACCTGAAAAACCTGGATAAATATAAG GAATATGATGCCACTTCCCTAATTAAGAAGTTTAATGATGTTTCAGGTACCATTTTAATTGATCAG GGGGAGGATGACAAATTCTTGCATGATCAGTTGATGCCACACAAGTTTGAAGAGGCATGTCAGAATGCTAAAGTTCCACTCCTTCTGCGACTGCAGCCCGGTTATGATCACTCATACTTTTTCATTTCCACCTTCATCGATGATCACATCCGTCACCATGCTCAAGCCCTTAATCTACCGTGA